TTGGACTATCCTGTCTTTGAACCGTCCAAATTTGCCTCACCGAAGAAGAATTATCCTCCCGGGCAACATGGCAATACCCTTCGGCGGAAAATGTCCACTTACGGACTCCAGCTGCGTGAGAAGCAACGGATGAAGCATTTATATGGCCTCCTTGAGCGCCAGTTCAGAAACTATTTCCGGAAGGCGGCGGCTCAGGGTGGTCCAACGGGGCATAACCTATTGACCATGTTGGAGTCGCGTCTGGATAATACCCTTTACCGTTTGGGTTTCGCGTCCACGCGGCGAGCTGCCCGCCAGATGGTCAATCACAAACACTTCCTGGTTAACGATAGAGTGGTCAATATTCCCTCCTATCAGCTTAAGCCGGGTGATGTGATCAAGGTCCGGGAAAAGAGCAAGAGAATGGGAATCGTCCACAATGCAATGCGGCGCATTACCGATGACAATCAAATGCCCTGGCTCGATTTGGACAAGGGCAAGCTCACCGGCGTTTTTTTAGCCAAGCCCCAACGCAATGAGATACCGGAAGAGGTAAATGAGCAACTCGTGGTGGAGTTGTATTCCAAGTAACGTATGCGGGAAGGAAGTTTGAATGGCTGGTAAGAATAATCAGTACGATCTGAAAATTCAGGAGCATGACGACCGCCATGCGACCCTTGTCGTAGAGCCCCTGGAACGAGGCTATGGAATCACCCTTGGGAATGCTATGCGTCGGATACTACTGACCGCCATCCCCGGCGCTGCTATTACCTCCATTAAAATAGATGGTGTGCTCCATGAATTCTCCACGGTTTCAGGCATAATTGAGGATATGGCTGACATCATACTGAACCTTAAGCAGGTAAGGTTTAAACTGAATGAATTGAAGCCTGATCCAGTAACCGTGGTACTGTCTGGTGAAGGTTCCATCAAGGCTGGCGTAATAGGTAAGGAGACGGACCAATTCGAGGTTCTCAACCCTGATCTGGAAATCTGCACCCTAAACGGTGAGAAAGAGGTCAAGATTGAAGTTCGTGTTAGCCGGGGCAAGGGATATGTCGCCGCCGAGACCAACAAGTTCCCCGATGCCCCCATTGGTACTATCTTTCTGGATGCCATATATAACTCGGTGACATCCGTGACTTTCGATGTACGGCCTCTGCCGGCCTCAAAGATCCAGGAAGAACGCCTTACCCTGGATGTTCACACCGATGGCTCCACCACTCCCAAGGATGCCGTGAACTATGCAGCTATGTTGCTTCGCGGGCTGGCTGATATTTTCACCTTTGAGGAGTCGGCCCCTATCGCTGAGGTGGAAGATAAAATCAATGATAGGGACATCCAGCTGCGTGCCCTGCTGAAGAAGAGCATCGACGAGATGGAACTGTCGGTCCGTAGCCATAACTGTCTGCAGGCTGCCGGTATTAAGACTATCTATGAACTGGTGACCAAGGAAGAGAACGAGATGCTCAAGTTTAAGAACTTCGGGCGCAAGTCTCTTACCGAGCTACAAGAGAAGTTGGGTGAGATGGGGCTCTATTTCGGTATGAGAATTGCATCCAGCCTCATTGAGAATTAGCTGCGTCGGAGGCGCCATGCGACATCTGAAAAGGGGTCGAAAGCTCAACCGCACCGCCAGCCACCGTCAAGCTCTCATGCGTAACCTGGCCTGCGCACTGGTTATCCATAAGCGAATTCAGACGACCGATGCCAAAGCCAAGGAACTGCGCGCTTTTATAGAACCCCTGGTTACCTTCGCCAAGCAGGGTACCCTTCACGCTCGCCGGCAGGTATTGAAAGCATTGCCCGGGAAGCATGGTCAGATGGTCACGTCTATCCTCTTCAACGAGATTGCGCCGCGGATGGCTGACCGACCCGGTGGCTACACCCGGATCACCAAGCTCGGTAACCGCACCAACGACCGGGCGCCGATCTCCTTGATTGAGTTGGTAGACATTGCTCCCGCCCCGGTGGAAACTACCGAAGAGAAACCCAAACGCGAGAAGAAATCCAAAGCTTAAGGCGGCGTTTGGCAGGATCATAGTCAGCGGCGAATTCTTGGAAACCCCCCTCCCCAGGTTCTGGAAGGTAGCTGTAGTGGCTACCTTTTTTGTATCACTCACCGGAGTCCTTGGTGATGAACTGGAACCCCTGTTGATCAAAGGCCTGTGGATTGTGCGGGAGAGTATGGTGGACCAGGAGGAGATTGAGGCGGCCCTCACTTTCGCCCGGGAAAGCGGTTTTAACCATGTCTTTGTCCAGGTGAGGGGCCGGGGCGATGCCTATTACAACTCGCTACTGGTTCCCAAGAGTCCCCTTGTTCGTGACAGCCGGTTCGATCCGCTGGCGTATGCGGTCACACGGGGACATGAGCTGGGCTTGAACGTTCACGCCTGGGTGACCACTTACCTGCTCTGGTCTGCCCGGGTACCTCCTGAAGCTGGCAACCATATCTATCGGATGCATGCCGAG
This genomic window from Candidatus Neomarinimicrobiota bacterium contains:
- the rpsD gene encoding 30S ribosomal protein S4; protein product: MAKYLGPRGKVVRRLDYPVFEPSKFASPKKNYPPGQHGNTLRRKMSTYGLQLREKQRMKHLYGLLERQFRNYFRKAAAQGGPTGHNLLTMLESRLDNTLYRLGFASTRRAARQMVNHKHFLVNDRVVNIPSYQLKPGDVIKVREKSKRMGIVHNAMRRITDDNQMPWLDLDKGKLTGVFLAKPQRNEIPEEVNEQLVVELYSK
- a CDS encoding DNA-directed RNA polymerase subunit alpha, producing MAGKNNQYDLKIQEHDDRHATLVVEPLERGYGITLGNAMRRILLTAIPGAAITSIKIDGVLHEFSTVSGIIEDMADIILNLKQVRFKLNELKPDPVTVVLSGEGSIKAGVIGKETDQFEVLNPDLEICTLNGEKEVKIEVRVSRGKGYVAAETNKFPDAPIGTIFLDAIYNSVTSVTFDVRPLPASKIQEERLTLDVHTDGSTTPKDAVNYAAMLLRGLADIFTFEESAPIAEVEDKINDRDIQLRALLKKSIDEMELSVRSHNCLQAAGIKTIYELVTKEENEMLKFKNFGRKSLTELQEKLGEMGLYFGMRIASSLIEN
- the rplQ gene encoding 50S ribosomal protein L17, which produces MRHLKRGRKLNRTASHRQALMRNLACALVIHKRIQTTDAKAKELRAFIEPLVTFAKQGTLHARRQVLKALPGKHGQMVTSILFNEIAPRMADRPGGYTRITKLGNRTNDRAPISLIELVDIAPAPVETTEEKPKREKKSKA